The genomic region CGACTGGCGCACACAGTTCTACCTGGGCCTCGCCTATGTGGGCCAGGAGCAGTTCGACAAGGGCTACGGCCTGATCAAGACCATCGTCATCCCCTTCGCCTTCCAGGAGAAGATGGAGATCAAGTGCACGGCCGAGTATGTGGAAGAGAAGAAGATGCCCGGACCCGAGGCCGTGAAGACGATGCTCGATTACTTCGCGATTTCCGAGCAGCGGCAGGATTATCGAGACAGGCCGCCGCCCTTCGGCGACCCGGACCTGATCTACGATTGCCCCCCGTTTCTGCGGGCGCCGCTCTTTTAGTGTGACGTCCGCAAAATACGCAAAGCCGTATTTTGCGGAAGATCGCTGCGCCGAAAACGTGGTTTTCGGCTTGCTCACGCCGCTGGCGGCGGAACCGTGCATTCGCCCGGTTCACGTGTCGCGTACGACTCCTGCGCAGCATATCGACTTTTTTCACGGACGCGACACTAGGAGGAGGTTTCATGGCGTTCACGACACCACGGACAGGACAATTCACCGCTTTCGGCCTTCTCGCGGCACTCCTGCTGCTCGCGGGATGCACGGACTATGCGCGGGGCAACTCCGCGCTGCGCCAGGACAAGCCCGGGGAGGCGGCGCAGGCCTACAGCCAGGTCCCTGCCGGGCAGCCGGACTACGATTCCGCGCGCGACCGCCTGGGGCTTGCCCTGCTCTGGGACGGCAAGCCCAAGGAGGCGGAGACCGTGCTGCGCGAGAACCTCTCGCGCGATCCCGAAGACTGGATGTCGAGCTATTATCTCGTCGGCACCCTGGCCTGCCAGGGGAAGAAGGACGAGGCCAGAAGGATGCTCGGCGACGTGCGCGCCACCTTCAAGCCCTTCATGACCATGGAGATGCGCCAGAACGTGGGGCAGCTCTTCGGCTTCGACCTCTCGTGTCCCGAGACGGCCAGCCGGCTGTGGGACATCCAGAAGACTGCCGAGGAGAACGAGTTCTGGCGCGAGGTGCGCGCTCGGGACAGCAACTGAGCTCAGAAGCTGACGTAGGCGGCGCCGTCGGCCCATTGCGCCAAAGAACAGCGCAGAGGGACGTCGAAACGCACGCCGCACTCGGCGTCCCGCGACCAGACGACCTCGGCGTTCTGTCCGCCCAGCAGCTCGCGCAGGGCGGAGGGGCACTGCGCGATGCGAAGCCGCGCGCCCGGGAACAAGGAGGATGCTGCACCCTCGTCGTCGCGCATCTCGAGGCGCATGCCCTCCGGGCCGACGTCGCGGATGCGGCAGGCGATGCGTCGCGCCGCCCCCGCCGCTGCGTCCGCGTTCGGAACCTCGGCGAGGACGATCTCGTCCAGCAGAATCGCGTTTCGGCCGCGGACCGTCTTGCGGGGCACGCGGCGGCGTTCGTTCTTCATGCGGCACCCCCGGAGAAAAGACTTAGAGCGCGGGAATGATCTCGTCAATGATCCCGCCCGCCAGGACGCGGCCCGTGTCGTCGGACAGGCAGGCTATCTGGCCCGGCGCGGGCAGGGAGCGGGGCGTGGGGAAGACGATGGTGAGGCGGTCGCCCTCAATGATCGCCTCGGCCTCGGCAGGGGCCTGGCGGTAGCGGGTCCGGGCGAGGACCTTCGCGGGCCATCGCGCGGGCGCGACAAGGAGGTTCAGGCGCGATGCGCGCACGCCCCTGCAGCGGGCCAGATCGGCCGTGCCGACGATGAGCGCGTTTCGCGCGGAATCCTTGGCCAGGACATAAAGGGGGTCGTGATGCGCCACGCCGATGCCCCGGCGCTGGCCCTCGGTGTGCCGCCACAGACCCTGGTGGCGGCCCACGACCTGCTCGCTTCCCGTGGCGTCCCGCAGGACGATGGGGCCCGGGCCGGGCAGGGGATGTCTGCGGCCCGCAAGGAATGTTTTGTAGTCGTCGCCGGGAACGAAGCAGACTTCCTGGCTCTCGCGCGGGAGCGGAGGCGGCAGGCCGCGCCGCGTGAGCTCCGCGAGCACGCGCTCCTTGCGCCAGCCGCCGAGCGGGAAGATGGCCCGTGCCAGGCGATCCTTCGGCACCAGGCAGAGAAAGTAGCTCTGGTCCTTTCCCTCGTCCGCCCCGGGCAGCAGGCGGATTTCCTCCTCTTCCCCGTCCCCTCGCATTTCGAGCCGCGCATAGTGCCCCGTGGCCACGCGCGACGCTCCCAAGCCCTGCGCGCGGTCGAGCAGCAGGCTGAACTTCACCTGCGCGTTGCACAGGCAGCAGGGATTGGGGGTGCGGCCTTCGGCGTAGGCCCGCGCGAAGGGTTCGACGACCAGCCGTGCGAACTCTTCCCGCAGGTCCAGGGAGTGGAACTCCACCCCGAGCGCTGCGCAGCGTTCGCCGAGCTCTGCTGCGAGCTCGTCGTGCGGCATGCGGCCCGGCGCATCGTCCAGGAAACGGCCGTGCACGCCGCAGACCTCGTGCCCCGCTTCCTTCAGCAGGACCAGGGCGAGCAGGCTGTCCCTTCCGCCGGACAGGGCCACGGCGATCATTGCGGTCACGTTCTTTTCGAATAGCAAAAAGTTTTGGAGGGAAGGGGAGAGGGGGCGGGAGAGGGGGAGGGAACCTTTTGGATAAGGTTCCCTCCCCCTCTCCCGATTCTCTTCATCTTTCTTACCTGAGCCCGGCGGGGTCGGGCAGGGGGGGGACGAGGGCTTCCAGGCCGTGGGCCACGGCGAGGAGGGCGTCTTCCTTGAAGTACTGCCCGAAGATCTGCAGCCCCACCGGCAGGCCGGATGTCTCGCCGAGGCCCGCGGGGATGCTCATGCCGGGCAGCCCAGCGAGGTTCAGGGAGATGGTGAAGATGTCCATGAGGTACATGGTCAGCGGATCGTCCACCACGCCGCCGATGGGGAAGGCGGGCACCGGGCAGGAGGGGCCGCAGATGACGTCGCATTTCTCGAACGCGTCCAGGAAGTCCTGGCGGATGAGGCGGCGGACCTGGGCGGCCTTGCGGTAGTAGGCGTCGTAGTAGCCCGAGGAGAGCACGTAGGTGCCGATGATGATGCGGCGCTGCACCTCGTCGCCGAAGCCCTGGGTGCGCGAGCGCTTGTACATGTCCAGCAGCTCTGCGGCGTCCTTGTCGCGGTGGCCGTAGCGCACGCCGTCGAAGCGGGCCAGGTTGGACGAGGCTTCGGCCATGGCCACGATGTAGTAGGTGGCGATGGCGTAGTCGGTATGCGGCAGGGAGACGTCCACGATCTCGGCGCCCGCGGCCACGGCGGCATCCACTGCCGCGCGGCAGCGCGCCAGTATTTCGCCCTCCACGCCCTGGCCCCAGTATTCCTTGGGCAGGCCGATGCGCACGCCCTTCAGGCTCTCGGCGCCCTTGAGCGCGGCCATGTAGTCGGGCACCGGGGACTTGACCGAGGTGGAGTCGCGCTCGTCGTGTCCGGCGATGACCTGGAGCACCTGGGCGGCGTCGGAGACGTTGC from Desulfovibrio sp. X2 harbors:
- a CDS encoding tetratricopeptide repeat protein, with amino-acid sequence MGVFAGSGSTGVGVGGGGSVAVGGSTRPVTPYSSDREAMLLLIRKGEYETAAKRLEELHAADPDDWRTQFYLGLAYVGQEQFDKGYGLIKTIVIPFAFQEKMEIKCTAEYVEEKKMPGPEAVKTMLDYFAISEQRQDYRDRPPPFGDPDLIYDCPPFLRAPLF
- a CDS encoding M48 family metallopeptidase, giving the protein MAFTTPRTGQFTAFGLLAALLLLAGCTDYARGNSALRQDKPGEAAQAYSQVPAGQPDYDSARDRLGLALLWDGKPKEAETVLRENLSRDPEDWMSSYYLVGTLACQGKKDEARRMLGDVRATFKPFMTMEMRQNVGQLFGFDLSCPETASRLWDIQKTAEENEFWREVRARDSN
- the mnmA gene encoding tRNA 2-thiouridine(34) synthase MnmA — its product is MIAVALSGGRDSLLALVLLKEAGHEVCGVHGRFLDDAPGRMPHDELAAELGERCAALGVEFHSLDLREEFARLVVEPFARAYAEGRTPNPCCLCNAQVKFSLLLDRAQGLGASRVATGHYARLEMRGDGEEEEIRLLPGADEGKDQSYFLCLVPKDRLARAIFPLGGWRKERVLAELTRRGLPPPLPRESQEVCFVPGDDYKTFLAGRRHPLPGPGPIVLRDATGSEQVVGRHQGLWRHTEGQRRGIGVAHHDPLYVLAKDSARNALIVGTADLARCRGVRASRLNLLVAPARWPAKVLARTRYRQAPAEAEAIIEGDRLTIVFPTPRSLPAPGQIACLSDDTGRVLAGGIIDEIIPAL
- the gatA gene encoding Asp-tRNA(Asn)/Glu-tRNA(Gln) amidotransferase subunit GatA, with the translated sequence MSDLTSKSLLALRGMLLTKEISAEDATRACLDRIAATEPKVDALLALQADAALARARELDADGPDADKPLWGVPLIIKDVLAMRGAPTTCGSKILEGFVPPFDATAVKRLKDAGAVILGKANMDEFAMGSSTENSAYKVTRNPWDLSRVPGGSSGGSGAAVSARQCFASLGTDTGGSIRLPASFCGCVGLKPSYGRVSRYGMVAYGSSLDQIGPLARNVSDAAQVLQVIAGHDERDSTSVKSPVPDYMAALKGAESLKGVRIGLPKEYWGQGVEGEILARCRAAVDAAVAAGAEIVDVSLPHTDYAIATYYIVAMAEASSNLARFDGVRYGHRDKDAAELLDMYKRSRTQGFGDEVQRRIIIGTYVLSSGYYDAYYRKAAQVRRLIRQDFLDAFEKCDVICGPSCPVPAFPIGGVVDDPLTMYLMDIFTISLNLAGLPGMSIPAGLGETSGLPVGLQIFGQYFKEDALLAVAHGLEALVPPLPDPAGLR